Proteins found in one bacterium (Candidatus Blackallbacteria) CG13_big_fil_rev_8_21_14_2_50_49_14 genomic segment:
- a CDS encoding histone deacetylase: protein MSKPLLFYSEACLKHQNLSHSDTHPESPLRLQTILKRLYESKVWQNLPKRAPQPVNKELLFSLHDPSYVQMLERFCHSAGPGKRIDENTLVSEGSYEAALQAAGAATEMVEALLSGESQTAYSLIRPPGHHAMPAHTMGFCLFNNIALAARHALNQGLKRILILDWDAHHGNGTEHLFYQDPRVLFVSWHQFPNWPGTGALEDLGQGAGYGTNVNIPMPLKYGDTEYLRSFQELVVPLAEAYRPELILVSAGYDAHLADLLTDMNLTAAGFSQLTEEVMKLAHRFCQGKAGFILEGGYNVTALAASVDGTLQTLIQEQNVKPEEPFQALNCTHDPAELNRLIEKVRMIQPLLNGKLKLS, encoded by the coding sequence ATGTCGAAACCATTGCTTTTTTATTCTGAAGCCTGTCTCAAGCATCAAAATCTCAGCCATTCAGACACCCACCCAGAATCGCCCCTGCGCCTGCAAACCATTTTAAAGCGTCTGTATGAATCAAAAGTCTGGCAAAACCTGCCCAAGCGAGCCCCCCAGCCAGTCAACAAAGAACTGCTCTTCAGTTTGCATGACCCCAGCTATGTGCAAATGCTTGAGCGCTTTTGCCACAGTGCGGGCCCCGGTAAAAGGATCGATGAGAACACCCTGGTTTCAGAGGGCTCCTATGAAGCCGCCCTACAAGCCGCTGGTGCAGCCACTGAAATGGTTGAAGCCCTGCTTTCAGGCGAAAGCCAAACGGCTTATTCCTTGATCCGCCCCCCCGGACACCATGCCATGCCAGCCCATACCATGGGTTTTTGCCTGTTTAACAATATCGCGTTGGCAGCACGCCATGCACTCAACCAAGGCCTTAAACGCATTCTGATTCTGGATTGGGATGCCCACCACGGCAATGGCACTGAACACCTGTTTTATCAAGATCCACGCGTGCTATTTGTCTCCTGGCACCAATTTCCCAATTGGCCGGGTACAGGGGCCCTGGAGGATCTGGGACAAGGCGCGGGTTACGGCACCAACGTCAATATCCCCATGCCGCTCAAATACGGAGATACCGAATATCTGCGCAGTTTTCAGGAATTGGTAGTGCCCTTGGCTGAGGCCTATCGCCCGGAACTTATTCTGGTTTCAGCCGGTTATGACGCGCACCTCGCGGATTTACTCACGGATATGAACCTGACCGCTGCCGGCTTTTCGCAGCTCACGGAAGAGGTCATGAAACTTGCGCACCGTTTCTGCCAAGGAAAAGCAGGTTTTATCTTGGAAGGAGGGTACAATGTAACAGCACTGGCCGCCTCTGTGGACGGCACCCTGCAAACCCTAATTCAAGAGCAGAACGTGAAACCCGAAGAGCCCTTTCAGGCCCTGAATTGTACACATGATCCAGCGGAACTCAACCGCCTGATTGAAAAAGTTAGAATGATTCAACCCTTATTAAACGGAAAACTAAAGCTGTCATGA
- the pfkA gene encoding 6-phosphofructokinase: protein MKKILVLTSGGDAPGMNTALRGIIREASFNDIHVYAAYDGYKGLVEGNILPLTNQDIAGTLQLGGTILGTARFPRFKEKPYLMKAYQNLQHRDIEGMIVIGGNGSLAGAHALHEETGIPVVGIPGSIDNDLHGTDMCLGVDTALNTIVYNVDKIRDTASSHGRLFVIEVMGRDCGYLALVSGISCGAVTALIPENQDTFDKTAFCNLIYKAFRRSKKHAIVIKAEGFTPFSDEELGQELSEYLGERGYEHLDIRFTKLGHIQRGGSPSAFDRVLGSKLGIHAVRQLMAGAKDVMVGLVRNEITTCPLADVGKGKRERILSLYQEYMAQEFLMAKKLTPGS from the coding sequence ATGAAAAAAATACTTGTTCTTACCAGTGGGGGAGACGCCCCCGGCATGAATACCGCTCTGCGTGGGATTATCCGTGAAGCCAGCTTCAACGATATCCATGTCTATGCCGCCTATGATGGCTATAAAGGACTGGTCGAAGGCAATATTTTGCCCCTCACCAACCAGGATATTGCCGGAACCCTGCAATTGGGCGGCACGATCCTCGGAACGGCCCGATTCCCCCGTTTTAAAGAAAAACCCTATCTGATGAAAGCCTATCAGAATCTGCAACACCGGGATATCGAGGGCATGATCGTGATCGGCGGCAATGGTTCTCTGGCAGGAGCCCATGCCCTGCATGAAGAAACCGGTATTCCGGTGGTGGGCATTCCGGGCTCCATCGACAATGATCTGCATGGCACAGATATGTGTCTGGGGGTGGATACCGCTCTGAACACCATCGTGTATAACGTGGATAAAATCCGCGATACAGCCTCTTCACATGGCCGTCTCTTCGTGATTGAGGTCATGGGACGCGACTGTGGCTATCTGGCCTTGGTCAGTGGTATCTCATGCGGTGCCGTCACAGCCCTAATTCCTGAAAACCAGGATACCTTCGATAAAACCGCCTTCTGTAACCTGATTTACAAAGCCTTCCGTCGCTCCAAAAAACACGCAATCGTGATCAAGGCTGAAGGGTTTACCCCTTTCAGCGACGAGGAACTGGGCCAGGAACTTTCAGAATATTTGGGCGAGAGAGGCTACGAACACCTCGATATTCGCTTTACCAAACTGGGCCATATTCAAAGAGGAGGATCTCCTTCGGCCTTTGATCGGGTACTGGGCAGCAAACTCGGCATTCACGCCGTGCGCCAACTCATGGCTGGCGCAAAAGACGTCATGGTCGGGTTGGTGCGCAATGAAATTACCACTTGTCCCTTGGCAGATGTGGGCAAAGGCAAACGCGAACGGATTCTCAGTCTTTATCAGGAATACATGGCCCAGGAATTCCTAATGGCAAAAAAACTGACACCGGGCAGTTAA
- a CDS encoding aldehyde dehydrogenase, with amino-acid sequence MSELHVTNPATGEIIASLPIDKEETVSVKYSRARAAQPAWAATPLSQRLALMQKFRERLMAEHESLARLLSQEVGKPIRQARNELHGFLARFDYFQNQVAEVLAEEEVYREDGLRETLTQEPLGVIANISAWNYPWLVGCNVFIPALLTGNTVLYKPSEFSSLTGLAIARLFQEAGFPEDVFIPVIGGRETGAALLQEDLNGVFFTGSHATGAAIAERMAGRMVRLGMELGGKDPLYVCDDVDIAAVAAAAADGAFYNNGQSCCAVERIYVHHHIYPAFLEAFTAVVKAFVVGDPLSEETYIGALTRGPSALMTLEAQVEDALHKGARLLCGGQALEREGAFFAPTVLADTNHSMEIMLEESFGPIIGIQPVYQDEEAVTLMNDTLYGLTASVYTPDQERARKILSRMHTGTVYWNCCDRVSPHLPWTGRGHSGLGSTLSRAGILSFTQPKAWHWRG; translated from the coding sequence ATGAGTGAACTTCATGTAACGAATCCTGCAACGGGTGAGATTATTGCCAGTCTACCGATCGATAAAGAAGAGACTGTCAGTGTCAAATACAGCCGTGCCCGTGCCGCTCAGCCTGCTTGGGCGGCGACTCCCCTGTCACAGCGTCTGGCCTTGATGCAGAAATTCAGGGAAAGGCTGATGGCCGAGCACGAGAGCCTGGCCCGTCTGCTCTCCCAGGAAGTGGGCAAACCGATTCGCCAGGCCCGCAATGAGCTTCATGGTTTTTTAGCCCGTTTTGATTATTTTCAGAATCAGGTGGCTGAAGTGCTGGCTGAAGAAGAGGTCTACCGCGAGGATGGCCTGCGCGAGACCCTTACCCAGGAACCTCTGGGGGTGATTGCCAATATTTCAGCTTGGAACTATCCCTGGTTGGTGGGCTGCAATGTCTTTATCCCTGCCCTGCTGACAGGCAATACGGTTTTGTATAAACCCTCTGAGTTTTCAAGCCTGACAGGGCTGGCCATAGCTCGGCTTTTTCAGGAAGCCGGTTTTCCTGAGGATGTGTTTATTCCCGTGATTGGCGGGCGTGAGACGGGGGCTGCGCTTTTGCAGGAAGATCTGAATGGGGTTTTCTTTACGGGTTCCCATGCCACGGGAGCAGCGATTGCCGAAAGAATGGCAGGCCGGATGGTGCGCCTGGGTATGGAATTGGGCGGCAAAGATCCGCTCTATGTCTGCGATGACGTAGATATTGCGGCGGTGGCGGCTGCTGCTGCCGATGGCGCTTTTTATAACAATGGTCAGAGCTGCTGTGCTGTCGAGCGCATCTATGTGCATCACCATATCTACCCGGCCTTTTTAGAGGCCTTTACAGCCGTGGTGAAAGCGTTTGTGGTGGGGGATCCGCTTTCTGAAGAGACGTATATTGGGGCTTTGACCCGAGGGCCTTCTGCGCTGATGACCCTAGAAGCCCAGGTGGAAGATGCTTTGCATAAGGGGGCGCGTCTGCTCTGTGGTGGCCAGGCCCTGGAGCGTGAAGGCGCTTTCTTTGCGCCGACAGTACTGGCTGATACCAATCACAGCATGGAAATCATGCTCGAAGAATCCTTTGGCCCAATCATTGGCATTCAGCCCGTCTACCAGGATGAAGAGGCTGTGACCTTGATGAACGATACGCTCTATGGTCTGACCGCCAGCGTGTATACGCCGGATCAAGAGCGGGCACGTAAAATTCTCAGCCGCATGCATACCGGAACGGTTTACTGGAACTGCTGTGACCGGGTCAGCCCCCATCTGCCCTGGACGGGGCGGGGGCATTCGGGCCTGGGTTCCACCCTTTCACGGGCCGGAATTCTCAGTTTTACCCAACCCAAGGCCTGGCATTGGCGGGGCTAA
- a CDS encoding alcohol dehydrogenase yields the protein MAIYGFNFPTPIRFGPGARKEVAPHLVAQGLSRPLVVTDKGVSQQAFFTDFIAELKAQGLEPAVFDGIFGNPVKSQVLAGAEAFRAAEADCMIGIGGGAALDVAKAIGVCIHHREDLFAYEDRPGALVIDQPIPYWVALPTTAGTGSEVGRSAVISDDTTHHKKIIFAPSLLARQVFADPELTLGLPPHLTAATGMDALTHLVEAFLAQGYHPICDGIALEGMRLVQASLVRAVQEPGNLQARADMLLASMMGAIAFQKGLGVVHSCAHALSTVADLHHGLANGIMISHALPFNAETEPERFERMAANLGLAPSVEAWFHWLNALRAEIGMPHRLGDVKVGPEHLQALVEVALADACHASNPRPCSREDFVNIFQGAF from the coding sequence ATGGCTATTTATGGATTTAATTTTCCTACCCCGATTCGGTTTGGCCCCGGTGCACGGAAAGAGGTCGCTCCTCATCTTGTGGCTCAGGGGCTGAGCCGCCCTTTGGTGGTCACAGACAAGGGGGTTTCACAACAGGCTTTTTTTACAGATTTTATTGCGGAATTAAAAGCACAGGGGCTTGAGCCCGCAGTCTTTGATGGAATTTTTGGCAATCCGGTTAAATCACAGGTTTTGGCTGGGGCTGAGGCTTTTCGGGCGGCTGAAGCCGATTGCATGATCGGCATCGGTGGCGGTGCGGCCCTGGATGTGGCCAAGGCGATTGGCGTGTGTATCCACCACCGCGAAGATCTCTTTGCCTATGAAGATCGGCCTGGCGCTTTGGTGATTGATCAGCCCATTCCCTATTGGGTGGCTTTGCCCACCACGGCCGGAACTGGCAGTGAAGTTGGGCGCAGTGCGGTGATTTCAGATGATACCACCCACCATAAAAAAATTATTTTTGCACCCAGTCTGCTGGCCCGTCAGGTTTTTGCAGATCCTGAACTGACCTTGGGTTTGCCGCCCCACTTGACAGCCGCTACAGGAATGGACGCGCTGACCCATTTGGTGGAAGCCTTTCTGGCCCAAGGCTACCACCCGATCTGCGATGGGATTGCACTGGAGGGCATGCGCCTGGTTCAGGCCAGTTTGGTGCGTGCTGTTCAGGAGCCAGGCAATTTGCAGGCCCGTGCAGACATGCTGCTGGCATCGATGATGGGCGCTATTGCCTTTCAAAAAGGCTTGGGGGTTGTGCATTCCTGCGCCCATGCCCTGTCGACGGTGGCCGATCTGCACCATGGGCTGGCCAATGGCATTATGATCAGCCATGCCCTGCCTTTTAATGCCGAAACAGAGCCTGAGCGTTTTGAGCGCATGGCCGCGAATCTGGGCCTGGCTCCTTCGGTTGAAGCCTGGTTCCACTGGTTGAATGCACTGCGCGCTGAAATTGGCATGCCCCACCGTCTGGGCGATGTTAAAGTGGGCCCAGAACATTTGCAGGCTTTGGTAGAGGTGGCTCTGGCGGATGCTTGTCATGCTTCCAATCCACGGCCTTGCAGTCGTGAGGATTTTGTAAATATCTTTCAAGGGGCCTTTTAA
- a CDS encoding glutamine synthetase — protein sequence MSQEILNEILQDPRQKVKVALSDLDGILRGKYMHKNKFLSAAEDSFGFCNVVLGWDSSDACYDYVDYTGLHTGFPDTPARVDLKTYRRVPWDNHVAFFLAEFLDRDGGPLDLCPRQLLKKVLAKAERMGFAVKVGMEFEWFNFQETPHSLAEKNYVGAEPLTPGMFGYSILRTTLNQEFFNALMDECLSFGIPIEGLHTETGPGVFEAAITVDEALESADRAILFKSAAKEIGLRFGIMPSFMAKPSMSLPGCSGHIHQSLWDEHGNTFYDANDKHRMSETFRHYLAGQMLALPEVLPMYAPTINSYKRLVEGYWAPTRPTWGVDNRTTAFRVIPGSSKSTRLEVRIPGADVNPYLAMAASIASGLYGIEKKLALDTPAIEGNAYAATHVPLLPRNLYESSSRMAESELALELLGERFVRHFTATRFWEWKQFHNTVTDWELKRYFEII from the coding sequence ATGTCTCAGGAAATTCTCAATGAAATTTTGCAGGACCCCCGTCAAAAGGTCAAAGTTGCCCTGTCTGATCTCGATGGCATTCTGCGCGGCAAATACATGCACAAAAACAAGTTTTTATCTGCGGCAGAAGACAGTTTTGGCTTTTGTAATGTGGTTTTGGGCTGGGACTCTTCAGATGCCTGTTATGATTATGTTGACTATACCGGTTTGCATACCGGCTTTCCCGATACCCCTGCCCGTGTGGATCTGAAAACCTACCGCCGTGTGCCTTGGGATAACCACGTGGCCTTTTTTCTGGCAGAATTTCTCGACCGCGATGGCGGCCCCCTGGATTTGTGTCCGCGACAACTTTTAAAGAAAGTTTTGGCAAAAGCTGAGCGTATGGGCTTTGCGGTCAAGGTGGGCATGGAGTTTGAATGGTTCAATTTTCAGGAAACCCCTCACAGTCTGGCCGAGAAAAATTACGTAGGCGCCGAACCTTTGACCCCCGGCATGTTTGGCTATTCGATTCTGCGCACCACGCTGAACCAGGAGTTTTTCAATGCCCTGATGGATGAATGTCTTTCCTTTGGCATTCCGATTGAAGGCCTGCACACAGAAACAGGGCCGGGTGTGTTTGAGGCTGCCATTACTGTTGATGAAGCCCTTGAGTCTGCCGACCGGGCGATTCTCTTCAAGAGTGCGGCCAAAGAAATCGGGCTGCGTTTTGGCATTATGCCGAGCTTTATGGCCAAACCCAGTATGTCTTTGCCGGGGTGCAGCGGGCATATTCACCAGAGTTTGTGGGATGAACATGGCAATACCTTTTATGATGCCAACGACAAACACCGCATGAGCGAGACCTTCCGCCATTATCTGGCGGGGCAAATGCTGGCCTTGCCAGAGGTGCTGCCGATGTATGCCCCCACCATCAACAGTTACAAGCGTTTGGTGGAAGGCTATTGGGCGCCCACCCGCCCCACTTGGGGAGTGGATAACCGTACCACTGCCTTTCGGGTGATTCCTGGCAGCTCCAAGTCAACCCGTCTGGAAGTCCGCATTCCGGGAGCTGATGTGAACCCCTATCTGGCCATGGCGGCTTCGATCGCCAGTGGCTTGTACGGCATTGAAAAAAAATTGGCCTTGGACACTCCTGCGATTGAAGGCAATGCCTATGCCGCTACCCATGTGCCGCTTCTGCCACGCAATCTGTATGAATCCAGCAGCCGCATGGCGGAGTCTGAACTGGCGCTTGAACTCTTGGGCGAGCGTTTTGTTCGCCATTTTACTGCGACTCGTTTTTGGGAGTGGAAACAGTTTCACAATACCGTGACCGATTGGGAACTCAAGCGCTATTTCGAGATTATTTAA
- the eat gene encoding ethanolamine permease, protein MENADLKAKLGTHHLEEFALKPVLKPIHLWAIAVGMVISGDFFGWNFGLKNSDPVGFVTAIGLVTLLYITFVFSYTELTTAIPNSGGPYAYARRAMGPFAGFIAGFATLIEFVFAPPAIALGIGAYLEFIATTFGLALPPLLSMEPRVWIALLAFALFIGINLRGIKEAVTLELVVTLLAIFVLLVFYAITLPHLKFTQLLQPPLFEKGWGGVFSALPFAIWFYLCIEGVAMSAEETANPRKDVPLGYIAGIGTLVFLTLAVTVCTLGVTPLSTLAEVQYPLPDAAARVLPAGHWLIKMIAVLGVFGLIASFNGIIIGYSRQAFALARAHYLPHLMAHIHPRTQVPHWALILPGIFGMAACLTGFTDQIITISAMGGLVLYIVSMISLFVLRVEDPEMHRPFIAPFYPFFPAVALTLSVLALVTMAWFNALLYLILLGLFALGSLYFLLVRREVESEEELYSVDDFEHLHQTGELPALLDNP, encoded by the coding sequence GTGGAAAATGCAGATCTCAAGGCCAAATTAGGCACCCATCACCTCGAAGAATTCGCACTGAAACCGGTTCTGAAACCCATTCACCTCTGGGCCATTGCCGTGGGAATGGTTATTTCAGGCGATTTTTTTGGCTGGAATTTTGGCCTAAAAAACTCTGACCCCGTCGGTTTTGTGACTGCCATTGGCTTGGTCACCCTGCTGTATATCACCTTTGTTTTCAGCTATACCGAACTCACCACTGCGATTCCGAACTCGGGCGGGCCCTATGCCTATGCCCGCCGTGCAATGGGGCCTTTTGCCGGCTTTATTGCCGGTTTTGCCACCTTGATTGAATTTGTCTTTGCCCCCCCGGCGATCGCCTTGGGGATCGGGGCCTATCTTGAGTTTATCGCCACCACCTTTGGCTTGGCCCTGCCCCCCTTGCTCAGTATGGAACCCCGTGTCTGGATTGCCCTTTTGGCTTTTGCCCTGTTTATTGGCATCAATCTGCGTGGGATCAAAGAAGCAGTCACGCTTGAGCTGGTGGTCACCCTGCTGGCGATTTTTGTGCTCCTGGTGTTTTATGCGATTACCCTGCCCCATTTAAAATTCACGCAACTGCTTCAGCCACCCCTCTTTGAAAAGGGCTGGGGCGGCGTCTTTTCGGCCTTGCCCTTTGCGATTTGGTTTTACCTCTGCATTGAGGGCGTGGCCATGTCTGCTGAAGAAACCGCCAACCCCCGCAAAGACGTGCCTTTGGGTTATATTGCCGGGATTGGTACCCTGGTTTTTTTAACCCTGGCGGTGACTGTCTGCACTTTGGGGGTCACGCCCTTGAGTACTTTGGCAGAAGTGCAGTATCCCCTGCCCGATGCCGCTGCCCGTGTGCTGCCTGCGGGGCATTGGTTGATTAAAATGATAGCCGTTTTGGGGGTCTTTGGTCTGATTGCCAGTTTTAATGGGATCATTATTGGCTATTCCCGCCAGGCCTTTGCCTTGGCCCGTGCCCATTATCTGCCGCATCTGATGGCGCATATTCATCCCCGTACCCAAGTGCCTCACTGGGCGCTGATTCTGCCGGGGATCTTTGGCATGGCCGCCTGTCTGACAGGTTTTACCGATCAGATCATTACGATCTCGGCCATGGGCGGCCTGGTGCTGTATATCGTTTCGATGATTTCGCTCTTTGTGCTGCGGGTTGAAGATCCCGAGATGCACCGCCCTTTTATTGCGCCTTTTTATCCGTTTTTTCCAGCGGTGGCCCTGACACTTTCAGTGCTCGCCCTGGTGACCATGGCTTGGTTCAATGCCCTGCTCTATTTGATTCTCTTGGGGCTTTTTGCCTTGGGCAGCCTCTATTTTCTGCTGGTCCGCCGCGAAGTGGAGTCAGAGGAGGAACTCTACAGCGTGGACGATTTCGAACATTTGCACCAGACTGGCGAATTGCCAGCGCTTTTAGATAATCCCTAA
- a CDS encoding toxin-antitoxin system HicB family antitoxin, translating to MNIMKLNGYQAKIEYDPDLDLFRGEILGLNGGADFYGSNPEELRKEFHNSLTVFLAVCREKGIEPRRHYSGNFNLRISPDLHEQLTIFSQATGKSLNTLAQEALKRLMQEQVAR from the coding sequence ATGAATATTATGAAATTGAATGGATATCAGGCAAAAATTGAATATGACCCTGATTTGGATCTGTTTCGAGGTGAAATTTTGGGCTTGAATGGGGGCGCAGATTTTTATGGCTCCAATCCTGAAGAACTGCGTAAGGAATTTCACAACTCTTTAACGGTTTTTTTAGCGGTTTGTCGTGAAAAAGGTATTGAACCGCGCCGCCACTATTCTGGCAATTTCAACCTGCGTATTTCACCCGATCTGCATGAACAATTGACGATTTTTTCACAAGCTACGGGCAAAAGTCTCAATACCTTGGCTCAAGAGGCATTAAAGCGTTTAATGCAGGAACAGGTGGCCAGATAG
- a CDS encoding amino acid permease, with protein sequence MEATQESQHPVHKLSELPATAICGNDISSSCLYVAALAIIYSGQYAWIALLMVAGVLFLFRKIYGEVVGALPLNGGAYNALLNTTSKLMASLAACLTLLSYMATAVISASEAMHYVQNLWQGFPVFGATILLLLLFMALTIWGIGESSKVAVFIFLTHLTTLTLLVGSCIYFVSVHGLDIFWANHHAPVKGNIALALFFGFSAAMLGISGFESSANFVEEQDTGVFPKTLRNMWIVVSIFNPLTAFFALALVPLAQVAEHQEALLAHMGELAGGSWLSWLISIDAALVLSGAVLTSYVGVNGLIHRMTLDRCLPQFLLKSNPRGTTHRIMITFFILCVSILLITKGNLGALAGVYTISFLSVMVLFGVGNILLKIRRSRLPRPEKSSILGLLIAIAAVVIALVGNALLNPPYLLVFIEYFIPTMVVVFITLFRSAILKGILSILHYFAEQVETWVGKGNHLVETMLEEIHAQQFVFFTRGDNIASLNQVMLYVRQNENTRKIKIVTVEDGHTVVPDALPEEIKVLDRAYPEIDIEFLVLQGQFTPDLVSQLSEQWDIPKNFMFIGSPGDHFPYRLSDLGGVRLII encoded by the coding sequence ATGGAAGCTACTCAAGAATCTCAACATCCTGTTCATAAACTCTCAGAATTACCAGCTACGGCCATTTGTGGCAATGATATCAGCTCTTCCTGTCTCTATGTTGCTGCTTTGGCAATTATATATTCCGGGCAATATGCCTGGATTGCCCTTTTAATGGTGGCGGGTGTTTTGTTCCTGTTTCGTAAGATTTACGGTGAAGTGGTGGGGGCCCTGCCTCTCAATGGCGGTGCATACAATGCCCTGCTGAACACCACCAGCAAGCTGATGGCCTCTTTGGCGGCTTGTCTGACTCTGCTTTCGTATATGGCGACAGCGGTGATCTCAGCCAGTGAAGCGATGCATTATGTTCAGAATCTCTGGCAGGGCTTTCCCGTTTTTGGGGCGACGATTTTGCTGCTCTTGCTGTTTATGGCCCTGACGATTTGGGGTATTGGGGAGTCTTCAAAGGTTGCTGTTTTTATTTTCCTTACCCATTTAACCACCCTCACGCTTTTGGTGGGGAGCTGTATTTACTTTGTTTCAGTGCATGGCTTGGATATTTTCTGGGCCAATCACCATGCGCCCGTCAAAGGCAATATCGCCCTGGCGCTCTTTTTTGGTTTTTCTGCAGCTATGTTGGGCATTTCGGGCTTTGAAAGCTCAGCAAATTTTGTCGAGGAACAGGATACGGGTGTTTTTCCAAAAACCTTGCGCAATATGTGGATTGTGGTCAGTATTTTCAATCCGCTCACTGCTTTTTTCGCCTTGGCACTGGTGCCTTTGGCCCAGGTGGCAGAGCACCAGGAAGCACTTTTGGCGCATATGGGGGAATTGGCCGGAGGCTCTTGGCTTTCCTGGCTGATCTCGATTGATGCCGCTTTGGTCTTGAGTGGCGCGGTGTTGACCTCCTATGTGGGGGTCAATGGTTTGATTCACCGCATGACCCTGGATCGCTGTCTGCCTCAGTTTCTGCTGAAATCCAATCCGCGGGGCACGACCCACCGCATTATGATCACCTTTTTTATTCTCTGTGTTTCGATTCTGCTGATCACCAAAGGCAATCTGGGGGCTTTGGCAGGGGTTTACACGATTTCATTTCTCTCTGTGATGGTGCTGTTTGGGGTGGGCAATATTCTCTTGAAAATCAGGCGTTCACGTCTGCCCCGCCCCGAAAAATCCTCAATCTTGGGGTTGCTGATCGCGATTGCAGCGGTGGTGATTGCCTTGGTGGGGAATGCGCTTTTGAATCCCCCCTATCTTTTGGTCTTTATTGAGTATTTTATTCCCACGATGGTGGTCGTTTTTATTACCCTGTTCCGTTCTGCGATCCTCAAAGGAATTTTGAGTATTCTGCATTATTTTGCAGAACAGGTAGAAACCTGGGTGGGCAAGGGCAACCACCTGGTTGAAACCATGCTGGAAGAAATTCACGCCCAGCAGTTTGTCTTTTTTACACGTGGGGACAATATTGCCTCGCTCAATCAGGTCATGCTCTATGTGCGGCAAAATGAAAATACGCGCAAAATCAAGATTGTGACTGTTGAAGATGGGCATACGGTGGTGCCAGATGCCCTGCCTGAAGAGATTAAGGTTTTGGATCGTGCCTATCCAGAGATAGATATTGAATTTTTGGTATTGCAGGGCCAGTTTACCCCAGATCTGGTGAGTCAATTGTCTGAGCAATGGGATATTCCCAAGAACTTTATGTTCATTGGCTCCCCCGGAGATCATTTTCCCTACCGGCTCTCGGATTTAGGTGGTGTGCGCTTGATTATCTAG
- a CDS encoding methylase has protein sequence MSSAESRYTQGQYLNAHPTWHAEDSPWKAAQILKMLQKHHLHPASLCEVGCGAGEVLAQLQGAFPESQLKGWDISPQAIELAQSRANAQLSFTCGDFLKHSEARYELLLALDVFEHVEDYFAFLRGLRGKADYTLFHIPLDLSAQAVLRDLLTRWRDEVGHLHYFTRELALRALQETGYEVLDAAYTTYAIDRPAPSLKARLGRWPRRLAFALNPDWAAKTLGGFCLLVLAR, from the coding sequence ATGTCCTCTGCAGAAAGCCGCTATACCCAAGGCCAATACCTGAATGCGCATCCCACCTGGCATGCAGAAGATTCCCCCTGGAAAGCCGCCCAGATTCTCAAAATGCTGCAAAAGCACCACCTTCACCCCGCCAGTCTCTGTGAGGTGGGCTGCGGGGCCGGTGAGGTTCTGGCCCAACTGCAAGGCGCTTTTCCAGAAAGTCAGCTCAAGGGCTGGGATATTTCCCCCCAGGCAATTGAGTTGGCTCAATCCCGTGCCAATGCCCAATTGAGCTTCACTTGTGGTGATTTTCTCAAGCATTCAGAGGCAAGGTATGAGCTGCTTTTGGCCTTGGATGTTTTTGAGCACGTGGAAGACTATTTCGCTTTTTTAAGGGGCTTGCGCGGCAAAGCAGACTATACTCTTTTTCATATCCCCCTCGATCTCTCGGCCCAGGCAGTTTTACGCGATCTGCTCACGCGCTGGCGGGATGAGGTCGGACATTTGCATTATTTTACGCGTGAACTGGCCTTGCGGGCCTTACAGGAAACGGGATATGAGGTGCTCGATGCAGCCTATACTACCTATGCCATCGACCGACCTGCCCCCAGCCTGAAAGCCCGTTTAGGCCGCTGGCCCCGCCGTTTGGCCTTTGCCCTCAACCCCGATTGGGCCGCCAAAACCCTGGGAGGCTTTTGCCTGCTCGTACTGGCCCGCTAG